A stretch of the Panicum virgatum strain AP13 chromosome 9N, P.virgatum_v5, whole genome shotgun sequence genome encodes the following:
- the LOC120692719 gene encoding uncharacterized protein LOC120692719 produces MATGAVTPPPPPPAAGARRGVRARGILHRRLAASSMKDESVISTNGGNEEMVTDSLNVARGLSHPGLSSSLSNKASVVPTPLLPNEPSDLRFNRLRPSIDESKYKRLFDCYVAREAVIDEEYWIAAWLRAEDHFEGQSGNRYVESFKRKFASQEFHALKKRCSKQHGEKYICFVAVKNDDLRRTVLNSVVGTLDVCVRHPLHGEKFPEEPGRSSLHCRIYQPDQPKFGYLTNVCVAKYARRQGIASNMLLLAIDAARINGAENIYIHVHKDNLPAWRLYNQIGFKMVDQDGARHSSDLCLLTFGS; encoded by the exons ATGGCCACCGGCGccgtcacgccgccgccgccgccgccggcggccggcgcgcggcgcggcgtccgTGCCCGGGGGATCCTCCACCGGCGCCTCGCCGCCTCGTCTAT GAAAGATGAATCTGTGATTTCCACAAATGGCGGAAATGAGGAAATGGTCACTGATAGCCTCAATGTTGCCAGAGGATTGTCTCACCCGGGTCTTTCATCAAGTTTATCCAATAAGGCATCTGTGGTCCCAACTCCTTTGCTTCCTAACGAACCATCTGACCTCCGGTTCAATCGCCTTCGACCCTCAATTGATGAAAGCAAATACAAAAGACTATTTGACTGCTATGTTGCTCGTGAGGCTGTAATTGATGAGGAATACTGG ATTGCTGCATGGTTGAGAGCAGAAGATCACTTTGAAGGTCAGTCAGGAAACCG CTATGTTGAAAGCTTTAAAAGAAAGTTTGCATCTCAG GAATTTCATGCATTAAAGAAGCGATGCAGCAAACAGCATGGAGAAAAGTATATATGTTTTGTCGCG GTAAAGAATGATGACCTCAGGCGAACTGTCCTGAATAGCGTTGTTGGTACCTTAGATGTATGTGTAAGGCATCCTCTACATGGGGAGAAATTTCCTGAG GAGCCTGGAAGGTCGTCTCTTCATTGTAGAATCTATCAGCCGGATCAGCCAAAATTTGGGTATTTAACTAATGTATGTGTTGCTAAATATGCAAGGCGTCAAGGGATTGCCAGTAACATGTTGTTATTGGCCATAGATGCTGCAAGAATCAATG GTGCTGAAAATATTTACATTCATGTGCATAAAGATAACTTACCAGCGTGGAGGCTCTATAATCAGATAGGATTCAAG ATGGTTGACCAGGATGGTGCCCGTCATTCATCAGATCTGTGCTTACTCACCTTCGGTTCGTAG
- the LOC120692714 gene encoding copper-transporting ATPase PAA2, chloroplastic-like codes for MASGVGIVSMATTATYSLLRVRPSVSGGRPLPLKRLRPVPCRLAAPTSHSQRRLHPRGVPAAGPPRATADPSSASSAVDAAGSQAADEGAGAGSAVLLDVSGMMCGGCATRVRAILAADARVETAAVNLLAESAAVRLRAPAPPGAGEELAAKLTECGFPTTARRGGAAAAGAGESARKWREMAARKEELLARSRGRVAFAWTLIALCCGSHASHILHSLGIHVGHGTFLDLLHNTYVKCGIATTALFGPGRDVLFDGFRAFKQGSPNMNSLVGFGSAAAFAISAVSLLNPELEWNSTFFDEPVMLLGFVLLGRSLEESARLKASSDMNELISLLSPQSRLIITSSSDDPSSDPILNSDAITIEVPVDDVRVGDSILVLPGETIPVDGDVIGGSSFVDESMLTGESLPVAKETGLPVFAGTVNWDGPLKIRATCTGPSSTIAKIVRMVEDAQAREAPVQRLADSIAGPFVYTVMTLAAATFSFWYYIGTHLFPEVLLNDIAGPDGDSLLLSTKLAVDVLVVSCPCALGLATPTAILIGTSLGAKRGLLIRGGDVLERLAGIDALVLDKTGTLTEGKPVVTSIASLAYEKAEVLRLAAAVEKTALHPIANAIMNKAELLKLDIPITIGQLTEPGFGCLAEVDGCLVAVGALDWVHNRFETKASPTELRDLRNRLEFMLSSEASSSNQSKSIAYVGREGEGIIGAIAISDILREDARLTVDRLQQESISTFLLSGDREEAVTSIGRTVGIRNENIKSSLTPQDKASIISTLQGEGHRVAMVGDGINDAPSLAAADVGIAMRTHSKENAASDAASVVLLGNRLSQVVDALSLSKATMAKVHQNLAWAVAYNIVAIPIAAGVLLPQFDFAMTPSLSGGLMAMSSIFVVSNSLLLQLHGSFQNTEKRQGDLSSRLN; via the exons ATG GCCTCTGGAGTCGGGATCGTCTCCATGGCCACCACTGCGACCTACTCCCTCCTACGCGTCCGGCCTTCGGTTTCGGGCGGTAGGCCTCTCCCCCTCAAGCGTCTCCGCCCGGTTCCCTGCCGCCTCGCTGCACCAACCTCCCactcccagcgccgcctccacccgcgCGGCGTGCCTGCTGCGGGCCCACCCCGCGCCACGGCCGACCCCTCGTCCGCCTCGAGCGCGGTCGACGCGGCGGGATCCCAGGCGGCGGATGAGGGAGCCGGCGCCGGCTCCGCCGTGCTGCTCGACGTGAGCGGCATGATGTGCGGCGGCTGCGCGACGCGGGTGCGGGCCATCCTGGCCGCGGACGCGCGGGTGGAGACGGCGGCCGTCAACCTCCTCGCCGAGTCCGCGGCGGTGCGCctgcgggcgccggcgccgcccggcgcgggggaggagctcgcggcGAAGCTCACGGAGTGCGGGTTCCCGACCACGGCGCGCCgagggggcgcggcggccgcgggggccgGGGAGAGCGCGCGCAAGTGGAGGGAGATGGCGGCCAGGAAGGAGGAGCTCCTGGCGCGGAGCCGGGGCCGCGTGGCGTTCGCGTGGACCCTCATCGCGCTCTGCTGCGGCTCGCACGCGTCCCACATCCTCCACTCGCTTGGCATCCACGTCGGGCACG GAACGTTTTTGGATTTGTTGCATAATACTTATGTGAAATGTGGCATTGCTACCACGGCTTTGTTTGGGCCAGGAAGAG ACGTACTGTTTGATGGGTTTAGAGCATTCAAGCAAGGTTCCCCCAACATGAACTCTCTAGTAGGATTCGGCTCTGCAGCTGCATTTGCTATCAGTGCA GTGTCCTTGCTGAACCCTGAGTTGGAGTGGAATTCAACCTTTTTTGATGAACCG GTCATGCTTCTTGGATTTGTACTTCTTGGACGATCTCTTGAAGAAAGTGCAAGGCTTAAGGCATCCAGTGATATGAACGAGCTCATT TCTCTGTTATCACCTCAATCGAGGTTAATTATTACTTCCTCAAGTGATGACCCTTCTTCGGACCCTATTTTGAATTCTGATGCAATCACAATTGAGGTTCCTGTTGATGATGTCCGTGTTGGAGACTCGATATTGGTCCTACCAGGAGAAACTATACCTGTAGAT GGTGATGTCATTGGAGGATCAAGTTTTGTTGACGAATCAATGCTTACTGGAGAGTCCTTGCCTGTAGCCAAGGAGACAGGGCTTCCTGTATTTGCAGGAACAGTGAACTGG GATGGCCCGTTGAAGATCAGAGCAACTTGTACTGGACCATCATCAACAATTGCTAAGATAGTCCGCATG GTTGAGGATGCCCAAGCACGTGAAGCTCCTGTTCAAAGGCTCGCAGATTCCATTGCAGGACCATTTGTGTATACTGTTATGACGTTGGCTGCTGCAACCTTTTCCTTCTG GTATTACATTGGCACACACTTATTTCCGGAGGTCCTTCTGAATGATATTGCTGGCCCAGATGGGGATTCATTGCTTTTGAGTACAAAGCTTGCTGTGGATGTACTA GTTGTTTCCTGCCCTTGTGCACTTGGATTAGCTACACCTACAGCTATCTTAATAGGAACTTCCCTGG GTGCTAAAAGAGGATTACTTATTAGAGGAGGTGATGTTTTAGAGCGTTTGGCTGGAATTGATGCTCTTGTGCTTGATAAG ACAGGGACACTTACAGAAGGAAAACCAGTAGTTACCTCTATTGCTTCTCTGGCATATGAGAAGGCTGAGGTTCTTCGGCTTGCTGCTGCAGTGGAGAAAACAGCATTGCATCCAATCGCAAATGCTATAATGAACAAGGCTGAACTGCTCAAGCTGGACATTCCAATCACAATTGGTCAGCTTACAGAGCCTGGATTTGGCTGTTTGGCAGAAGTAGATGGGTGTTTAGTTGCAGTAGGCGCTTTGGATTGGGTACACAATCGTTTTGAAACTAAAGCATCACCAACTGAACTGAGAGACCTTAGAAACCGTCTGGAGTTTATGTTGTCCAGTGAAGCATCATCATCAAATCAGTCGAAGTCAATTGCTTATGTTGGTCGTGAAGGAGAAGGAATTATAGGTGCTATTGCTATATCAGATATTTTGCGAGAAGATGCAAGGTTAACTGTCGACAG ATTGCAGCAAGAAAGCATTTCAACATTTCTACTATCAGGGGATAGGGAAGAAGCAGTGACAAGCATTGGGAGGACTGTTGGAATTAGGAATGAAAACATAAAGTCTTCCCTAACTCCGCAGGACAAAGCAAGCATTATATCAACTTTGCAAGGGGAGGGACACAGAGTTGCAATG GTTGGTGATGGAATAAATGATGCGCCGTCTTTGGCAGCTGCAGATGTTGGAATAGCTATGCGAACTCACTCAAAAGAGAATGCCGCCTCTGATGCAGCTTCAGTTGTTCTATTAGGCAACAGACTTTCTCAG GTTGTAGATGCACTGTCCCTGTCGAAAGCAACTATGGCAAAAGTTCACCAAAATTTGGCGTGGGCAGTGGCATATAACATAGTAGCCATTCCCATTGCCGCTGGAGTGTTACTACCTCAATTTGATTTCGCCATGACACCATCACTCTCAG GGGGGTTGATGGCCATGAGCTCCATCTTTGTCGTCAGCAATTCTTTGCTTCTGCAGCTGCATGGGTCGTTTCAGAACACAGAGAAACGACAGGGTGATTTGAGCTCTAGATTAAATTGA
- the LOC120692717 gene encoding ylmG homolog protein 2, chloroplastic-like — MASPNADPPPHHASTPPLLLAVRHIPFPGVHRPRALPAPDVLAPLARRLEELAAAAAAHPLLKPLFAVHSHLSSFSESRRRLVAARRDTLLSGEHCFAAVLGDSVAGMVVANGINNFLSLYNTVLVVRLVLTWFPNTPPAIVAPLSTICDPYLNIFRGIIPPLGGTLDLSPILAFLVLNAFTSTAAALPAELPDPAAAPQHHRQSCASTSSCSAPLDLTANQRKWMQRMQSRKSHGGDGDH; from the exons ATGGCCTCCCCCAACGCCGACCCGCCTCCACAccacgcctccacgccgccactCCTCCTCGCCGTACGCCACATCCCTTTCCCCGGCGTCCAccggccgcgcgcgctcccCGCCCCCGACGTCCTCGCCCCTCTCGCCCGCCGCCTCGAGGagctcgcggccgcggccgccgcgcacccGCTCCTGAAGCCGCTCTTCGCCGTCCACTCCCACCTCTCTTCCTTCTCTGAG AGCAGGAGGcggctggtggcggcgcggcgggacaCGCTGCTGTCCGGGGAGCACTGCTTCGCGGCGGTGCTGGGGGACTCGGTGGCCGGCATGGTGGTGGCCAATGGCATCAACAACTTCCTCAGCCTCTACAACACGGTGCTCGTCGTCCGCCTCGTGCTCACCTGGTTCCCCAACACGCCACCCGCCATCGTCGCGCCTCTCAG CACGATCTGTGACCCCTACCTGAACATCTTCCGGGGCATCATCCCGCCGCTCGGGGGAACGCTGGACCTGTCGCCCATCCTCGCCTTCCTGGTCCTCAACGCCTtcaccagcaccgccgccgcgcttccGGCAGAGCTCCCGGACCCCGCTGCAGCTCCACAGCACCACCGCCAGAGCTGCGCATCGACATCCAGCTGCTCGGCGCCCCTTGACCTGACGGCCAACCAGAGGAAATGGATGCAAAGAATGCAGTCCCGAAAGTCACACGGAGGAGATGGTGATCACTAA
- the LOC120692715 gene encoding guanine nucleotide-binding protein alpha-1 subunit isoform X1, whose product MSVLTCVIESMGSSCSRPHSLNEAEATENAKSADIDRRILQETKAEQHIHKLLLLGAGESGKSTIFKQIKLLFQTGFDETELRSYTSVIHANVYQTIKILYDGAKELAQVEPDSSKYVLSPDNQEIGEKLSEIGARMDYPLLNKELVQDVRKLWQDPAIQETYSRGSILQVPDCAQYFMNNLDRLAEVDYLPTKEDVLHARVRTNGVVEIQFSPLGESKRGGEVYRLYDVGGQRNERRKWIHLFEGVNAVIFCAAISEYDQVLFEDETKNRMMETKELFDWVLKQRCFEKTSFMLFLNKFDIFERKIQKVPLSVCEWFKDYQPTAPGKQEVEHAYEFVKKKFEELYFQSSMPDRVDRVFKIYRTTALDQKLVKKTFKLIDESMRRSREGTGPSMCCKSQEK is encoded by the exons ATGTCTGTGCTTACCTGCGTGATTGAAAGCATGGGCTCATCCTGTAGCAGACCTCATTCCTTAAACGAGGCTGAAGCAACTGAAAATGCAAAG TCTGCTGACATCGACCGGCGGATTTTGCAAGAGACAAAGGCAGAGCAACACATCCACAAGCTCTTACTTCTTG GTGCTGGAGAATCGGGAAAGTCGACAATATTTAAACAG ATAAAGCTCCTTTTCCAAACTGGTTTCGATGAGACAGAACTTAGGAGCTATACTTCAGTCATCCATGCAAATGTGTATCAGACAATTAAA ATTCTATATGACGGAGCTAAAGAGCTAGCCCAAGTGGAACCAGATTCCTCAAAATATGTTCTATCCCCAGATAATCAG GAGATTGGAGAGAAACTATCAGAAATTGGTGCAAGAATGGATTACCCATTGCTGAACAAAGAACTTGTACAGGATGTAAGAAAACTATGGCAAGATCCAGCCATTCAG GAAACTTATTCACGTGGAAGTATTCTGCAAGTCCCTGACTGTGCACAGTACTTCATGAACAATTTGGACCGATTAGCTGAAGTAGATTATTTACCAACAAAG GAGGATGTGCTTCATGCAAGAGTACGGACAAATGGTGTGGTAGAAATTCAGTTTAG CCCTCTAGGAGAGAGCAAAAGAGGTGGAGAGGTCTATAGGTTATATGATGTTGGCGGccaaagaaatgagagaaggAAGTGGATTCATCTTTTTGAAGGTGTTAATGCTGTGATCTTTTGCGCTGCCATTAGTGA GTATGATCAGGTGTTATTTGAGGATGAGACTAAGAACAGAATGATGGAGACCAAAGAACTCTTTGACTGGGTCCTAAAGCAAAGATGTTTCGAG AAAACCTCATTCATGTTGTTTCTCAACAAATTCGACATATTTGAGAGGAAAATACAAAAG GTTCCTTTGAGTGTTTGTGAGTGGTTTAAAGACTACCAGCCTACTGCGCCTGGTAAACAGGAGGTTGAACATGCCTACGA GTTTGTGAAAAAGAAGTTTGAGGAGCTCTACTTCCAGAGCAGCATGCCAGATCGTGTAGACCGAGTTTTCAAGATTTACAGAACAACTGCCCTGGATCAGAAACTTGTAAAGAAGACATTTAAGTTGATCGACGAGAGCATGAGGCGCTCCAGAGAAGGAACTGGACCGAGTATGTGTTGTAAGTCACAAGAAAAGTAA
- the LOC120692715 gene encoding guanine nucleotide-binding protein alpha-1 subunit isoform X2, with amino-acid sequence MSVLTCVIESMGSSCSRPHSLNEAEATENAKSADIDRRILQETKAEQHIHKLLLLGAGESGKSTIFKQILYDGAKELAQVEPDSSKYVLSPDNQEIGEKLSEIGARMDYPLLNKELVQDVRKLWQDPAIQETYSRGSILQVPDCAQYFMNNLDRLAEVDYLPTKEDVLHARVRTNGVVEIQFSPLGESKRGGEVYRLYDVGGQRNERRKWIHLFEGVNAVIFCAAISEYDQVLFEDETKNRMMETKELFDWVLKQRCFEKTSFMLFLNKFDIFERKIQKVPLSVCEWFKDYQPTAPGKQEVEHAYEFVKKKFEELYFQSSMPDRVDRVFKIYRTTALDQKLVKKTFKLIDESMRRSREGTGPSMCCKSQEK; translated from the exons ATGTCTGTGCTTACCTGCGTGATTGAAAGCATGGGCTCATCCTGTAGCAGACCTCATTCCTTAAACGAGGCTGAAGCAACTGAAAATGCAAAG TCTGCTGACATCGACCGGCGGATTTTGCAAGAGACAAAGGCAGAGCAACACATCCACAAGCTCTTACTTCTTG GTGCTGGAGAATCGGGAAAGTCGACAATATTTAAACAG ATTCTATATGACGGAGCTAAAGAGCTAGCCCAAGTGGAACCAGATTCCTCAAAATATGTTCTATCCCCAGATAATCAG GAGATTGGAGAGAAACTATCAGAAATTGGTGCAAGAATGGATTACCCATTGCTGAACAAAGAACTTGTACAGGATGTAAGAAAACTATGGCAAGATCCAGCCATTCAG GAAACTTATTCACGTGGAAGTATTCTGCAAGTCCCTGACTGTGCACAGTACTTCATGAACAATTTGGACCGATTAGCTGAAGTAGATTATTTACCAACAAAG GAGGATGTGCTTCATGCAAGAGTACGGACAAATGGTGTGGTAGAAATTCAGTTTAG CCCTCTAGGAGAGAGCAAAAGAGGTGGAGAGGTCTATAGGTTATATGATGTTGGCGGccaaagaaatgagagaaggAAGTGGATTCATCTTTTTGAAGGTGTTAATGCTGTGATCTTTTGCGCTGCCATTAGTGA GTATGATCAGGTGTTATTTGAGGATGAGACTAAGAACAGAATGATGGAGACCAAAGAACTCTTTGACTGGGTCCTAAAGCAAAGATGTTTCGAG AAAACCTCATTCATGTTGTTTCTCAACAAATTCGACATATTTGAGAGGAAAATACAAAAG GTTCCTTTGAGTGTTTGTGAGTGGTTTAAAGACTACCAGCCTACTGCGCCTGGTAAACAGGAGGTTGAACATGCCTACGA GTTTGTGAAAAAGAAGTTTGAGGAGCTCTACTTCCAGAGCAGCATGCCAGATCGTGTAGACCGAGTTTTCAAGATTTACAGAACAACTGCCCTGGATCAGAAACTTGTAAAGAAGACATTTAAGTTGATCGACGAGAGCATGAGGCGCTCCAGAGAAGGAACTGGACCGAGTATGTGTTGTAAGTCACAAGAAAAGTAA
- the LOC120692715 gene encoding guanine nucleotide-binding protein alpha-1 subunit isoform X3: MRQNLGAILQSSMQMCIRQLKYAILERILYDGAKELAQVEPDSSKYVLSPDNQEIGEKLSEIGARMDYPLLNKELVQDVRKLWQDPAIQETYSRGSILQVPDCAQYFMNNLDRLAEVDYLPTKEDVLHARVRTNGVVEIQFSPLGESKRGGEVYRLYDVGGQRNERRKWIHLFEGVNAVIFCAAISEYDQVLFEDETKNRMMETKELFDWVLKQRCFEKTSFMLFLNKFDIFERKIQKVPLSVCEWFKDYQPTAPGKQEVEHAYEFVKKKFEELYFQSSMPDRVDRVFKIYRTTALDQKLVKKTFKLIDESMRRSREGTGPSMCCKSQEK, encoded by the exons ATGAGACAGAACTTAGGAGCTATACTTCAGTCATCCATGCAAATGTGTATCAGACAATTAAAGTATGCTATACTAGAAAGG ATTCTATATGACGGAGCTAAAGAGCTAGCCCAAGTGGAACCAGATTCCTCAAAATATGTTCTATCCCCAGATAATCAG GAGATTGGAGAGAAACTATCAGAAATTGGTGCAAGAATGGATTACCCATTGCTGAACAAAGAACTTGTACAGGATGTAAGAAAACTATGGCAAGATCCAGCCATTCAG GAAACTTATTCACGTGGAAGTATTCTGCAAGTCCCTGACTGTGCACAGTACTTCATGAACAATTTGGACCGATTAGCTGAAGTAGATTATTTACCAACAAAG GAGGATGTGCTTCATGCAAGAGTACGGACAAATGGTGTGGTAGAAATTCAGTTTAG CCCTCTAGGAGAGAGCAAAAGAGGTGGAGAGGTCTATAGGTTATATGATGTTGGCGGccaaagaaatgagagaaggAAGTGGATTCATCTTTTTGAAGGTGTTAATGCTGTGATCTTTTGCGCTGCCATTAGTGA GTATGATCAGGTGTTATTTGAGGATGAGACTAAGAACAGAATGATGGAGACCAAAGAACTCTTTGACTGGGTCCTAAAGCAAAGATGTTTCGAG AAAACCTCATTCATGTTGTTTCTCAACAAATTCGACATATTTGAGAGGAAAATACAAAAG GTTCCTTTGAGTGTTTGTGAGTGGTTTAAAGACTACCAGCCTACTGCGCCTGGTAAACAGGAGGTTGAACATGCCTACGA GTTTGTGAAAAAGAAGTTTGAGGAGCTCTACTTCCAGAGCAGCATGCCAGATCGTGTAGACCGAGTTTTCAAGATTTACAGAACAACTGCCCTGGATCAGAAACTTGTAAAGAAGACATTTAAGTTGATCGACGAGAGCATGAGGCGCTCCAGAGAAGGAACTGGACCGAGTATGTGTTGTAAGTCACAAGAAAAGTAA
- the LOC120692718 gene encoding uncharacterized protein LOC120692718, producing the protein MASPSATGSSSLRSSCSLPNLLVWILNLSLLALAAAALGPVFLLRPRPTAFGWALVSVHAATLLSALAALCAQLTHLCLAAHAALALAAMFGHALASAAFFLRRDRSLALLGSARDRREQLVLAFLEEMLLLGMFLAQAVALAAACVVRRRWAREHQAAEAEKAAVARKRGRKMARVQAESAAAAEAGVKAVDEKVMRSSSGKKVHWANNDGFEEC; encoded by the coding sequence ATGGCGTCGCCGTCGGCCACCGGCAGCTCGAGCCTGCGGAGCAGCTGCTCCCTCCCCAACCTGCTGGTCTGGATCCTCAACCTCTccctcctcgccctcgccgccgccgcgctcggcccggtcttcctcctccgcccgcgcccgaCGGCCTTCGGCTGGGCGCTCGTCTCCGTGCACGCCGCCACCCTGctctccgcgctcgccgcgctctgCGCGCAGCttacccacctctgcctcgccgcccacgccgcgctcgcgctcgccgcgaTGTTCGGCCACGCGCTGGCCTCCGCCGCCTTCTTCCTCCGCCGCGACCGCAGCCTCGCGCTCCTCGGGTCCGCCAGGGACCGCCGGGAGCAGCTCGTGCTGGCGTTCCTGGaggagatgctgctgctgggcatGTTCCTGGCGCAGGCCGTGGCGCTGGCGGCCGCGTGCGTGGTGCGCCGGCGGTGGGCGCGGGAGCACCAGGCGgccgaggcggagaaggcggccGTGGCGAGGAAGAGGGGGAGAAAGATGGCGCGGGTGCAGGCGGagtcggcggccgccgcggaggccggGGTGAAAGCCGTCGACGAGAAGGTGATGCGGAGCAGCAGTGGCAAGAAGGTGCACTGGGCCAACAACGATGGATTCGAAGAGTGCTAG
- the LOC120692720 gene encoding uncharacterized protein LOC120692720 codes for MLAVESLVPTRHTRSREEELQSNKKRPWGKSDGKDYKAGSKGFTINDSIKPAFKKEEFKKSDRAVLDEKWQARKEFRRANGLCFTCGEKWDKKHKCPDHVSISVIQELLELFQLDDSPDYPSSDEEDAQSVMAVQPALPEVPPAAIPKRWKTIRFRGFIGKLEVLILLDSGSAGTFISQEVAASLSSLVQHCAPLQLLATDGSPMLSSEYIPQLQWCIQGHSFQYDTRVLPC; via the exons ATGTTGGCGGTGGAATCCTTGGTTCCCACCCGCCACACCCGGTCACGG GAAGAAGAATTGCAATCCAATAAGAAACGTCCTTGGGGCAAATCTGATGGCAAGGACTACAAGGCTGGTAGTAAGGGTTTCACTATCAATGACTCTATCAAACCTGCCTTCAAGAAAGAGGAATTCAAGAAGTCAGATAGAGCTGTGTTGGATGAAAAGTGGCAAGCTCGAAAGGAATTCAGAAGAGCCAATGGGTTGTGCTTTACTTGTGGTGAAAAGTGGGATAAGAAACATAAGTGCCCAGATCATGTATCCATCAGTGTTATCCAGGAATTACTGGAGCTTTTTCAGTTAGATGATTCTCCTGACTATCCATCTAGTGATGAGGAAGATGCCCAGTCGGTCATGGCTGTTCAACCAGCTCTTCCTGAGGTACCTCCTGCTGCTATTCCTAAGAGATGGAAAACCATAAGATTCAGaggtttcattggtaaattagAGGTCCTCATATTGTTGGATTCGGGCAGTGCTGGCACCTTCATCAGCCAAGAGGTGGCTGCTTCTCTGTCGTCCTTAGTGCAACACTGTGCTCCATTACAGTTGTTAGCTACAGATGGTAGTCCTATGTTGTCCTCTGAATATATTCCTCAGTTGCAATGGTGCATTCAGGGCCACTCCTTTCAGTATGATACTAGGGTACTGCCCTGTTAA
- the LOC120692716 gene encoding E3 ubiquitin-protein ligase SPL2-like: protein MSARDRETAEALVRLAASLDGAVLGLGTAAVAVASWVKYLAVSGQLRLVASAAASSISDLHSLLPGSGGEPRLAAVRGYVRPKPGGTILRTPFSGEHGVVTKHTQMCLFTEWRGIFGWTFDLHALLFRSWKEQIVTSFRTVPFVLASSEIGNPIGMVYINVEKADQPLPLTTVFHKLIPIETTPYTLFQTIIGNGYPIALLDEEKILPIGKELTAIGLCRAKDESVEISSCPDLPFFLSELTKDEMQAQLASRARTLFWGSIVLGTLSVCLMGRAIYRCWKRIKLRREARQAQQLFEDAEDAIQEGDSSDEEVGDGQLCVVCLRRRRKAAFIPCGHLVCCCKCALRMEREAEPLCPMCRQDIRYMMRIYDS, encoded by the exons ATGTCGGCGCGTGACCGCGAGACGGCCGAGGCGCTGGTGCGGCTCGCCGCCTCGCTGGACGGGGCGGTGCTCGGCCTCGGCACGGCGGCCGTCGCAGTAGCGTCATGGGTCAAGTACCTCGCCGTCTCGGGGCAGCTGCGCCTCGtcgcctccgcggcggcgtcctccaTCTCCGACCTCCACTCCCTGCTCCCTGGCAGCGGCGGAGAGCCGCGGCTCGCGGCGGTGCGGGGCTACGTGCGCCCCAAACCGGGGGGCACGATCCTCCGCACCCCGTTCTCCGGGGAGCACGGGGTCGTCACCAAGCACACCCAGATG TGCTTGTTCACGGAATGGAGAGGCATCTTTGGATGGACCTTTGATCTGCATGCTCTTCTTTTCAGATCATGGAAGGAACAGATTGTAACATCTTTTAGAACG GTTCCGTTTGTTCTTGCCAGTTCTGAGATTGGAAACCCTATTGGGATGGTTTATATCAATGTAGAGAAGGCGGATCAACCATTACCTCTTACAACTGTGTTTCATAAACTTATCCCAATTGAGACAACTCCTTACACATTGTTTCAAACTATTATTGGCAATGGCTATCCC ATTGCATTATTGGATGAAGAAAAAATACTACCAATTGGAAAGGAGCTTACAGCAATAGGACTATGTCGAGCAAAGGATGAAAGTGTTGAGATCAGCTCATGCCCAGATCTCCCCTTTTTCTT ATCTGAGCTGACCAAGGATGAGATGCAAGCTCAGCTGGCTTCGCGTGCTAGGACACTCTTTTGGGGTAGTATTGTTTTGGGAACCTTGTCTGTTTGCCTAATGGGCCGTGCCATTTACAG GTGCTGGAAGAGAATCAAACTGCGGAGAGAGGCTAGGCAAGCACAACAGTTATTTGAGGATGCTGAAGatgctattcaagaaggtgacTCCAGTGATGAAGAAGTAGGGGACGGGCAGCTATGTGTTGTGTGCTtaaggaggagaaggaaagcagcTTTTATTCCTTGTGGGCATCTTGTCTGCTGTTGCAAATGTGCATTAAGAATGGAACGTGAGGCTGAACCATTGTGCCCGATGTGTCGGCAGGACATCAGATACATGATGAGGATTTATGACTCTTGA